In the genome of Rhodoplanes sp. Z2-YC6860, one region contains:
- the amaB gene encoding L-piperidine-6-carboxylate dehydrogenase yields the protein MTLADEVASLLRELGVPQDRTSHGTRTVHSPLTGTAIASVPDTMADGVAEAVGRAEIAFHQWRSTPAPRRGELVRLLGEELRGAKPALGRLVTIETGKILSEGTGEVQEMIDICDFAVGLSRQLYGLTIASERPDHRMMEQWHPLGPVGVITAFNFPVAVWSWNAALALVCGDPVIWKPSEKTPLTALAVQALFERAAARMQDIPAGLSTVLIGGRDIGERLVDDPRVPLVSATGSTAMGRAIAPRLAQRFARAILELGGNNASIVCPSADLDLALRAVAFAAIGTAGQRCTSLRRLFVHSTVYDAFVARLKQIYESVRIGNPLLSEDILVGPLIGEAAFQNMQAALADARKLGGRVSGGQRVDDKQHPAAYYVRPALVEMPAQTGPVLRETFAPILYVMEYSDFDAALVLHNGVLQGLSSSIFSNDVREVEKFLSAAGSDCGIANVNIGPSGAEIGGAFGGEKETGGGREAGSDAWKAYMRRVTSTINFGRELPLAQGVRFDID from the coding sequence ATGACGCTTGCGGACGAGGTTGCTTCGCTGCTCCGGGAGCTGGGCGTTCCTCAGGACCGCACCAGCCATGGCACGCGTACGGTGCATTCGCCGTTGACCGGAACGGCCATCGCCAGCGTGCCGGACACGATGGCCGACGGCGTAGCCGAGGCCGTCGGGCGAGCCGAAATAGCCTTCCACCAGTGGCGATCGACACCGGCACCGCGGCGCGGCGAGTTGGTCCGCCTGCTCGGCGAGGAGCTGCGCGGCGCCAAGCCCGCGCTGGGCCGTCTCGTCACCATCGAAACCGGGAAAATCCTGTCGGAGGGCACCGGCGAGGTCCAGGAGATGATCGACATCTGCGACTTCGCGGTCGGTCTCTCCCGCCAGCTCTACGGCCTCACCATCGCCAGCGAGCGGCCCGATCATCGGATGATGGAGCAGTGGCATCCGCTCGGCCCGGTGGGTGTCATCACCGCCTTCAACTTTCCGGTCGCGGTCTGGTCGTGGAACGCCGCGCTCGCATTGGTGTGCGGCGACCCGGTGATCTGGAAGCCGTCGGAGAAGACCCCTCTGACCGCGCTCGCCGTGCAGGCGCTGTTCGAGCGCGCGGCGGCGCGGATGCAGGACATCCCGGCCGGCCTGTCGACCGTGCTGATCGGCGGGCGGGATATCGGCGAGAGACTGGTCGATGACCCGCGCGTGCCGCTCGTCTCGGCGACAGGCTCCACCGCAATGGGCCGGGCGATCGCGCCGCGGCTCGCCCAGCGCTTCGCCCGGGCCATTCTGGAGCTCGGCGGCAATAACGCATCGATCGTGTGTCCGTCGGCGGACCTTGATCTGGCGCTGCGCGCCGTCGCGTTCGCGGCGATCGGCACCGCCGGTCAGCGTTGCACGTCACTGCGAAGGCTGTTCGTGCATTCCACCGTTTACGATGCATTCGTCGCCCGGCTGAAGCAGATCTATGAGTCCGTTCGGATCGGCAATCCGCTTCTCAGCGAAGACATCCTGGTCGGCCCGCTGATCGGCGAAGCGGCGTTCCAGAACATGCAGGCCGCCCTCGCGGATGCGCGAAAGCTCGGCGGGAGGGTGTCGGGCGGCCAGCGCGTCGACGACAAGCAGCATCCCGCGGCCTATTACGTCAGGCCAGCGCTGGTCGAGATGCCGGCGCAGACCGGCCCGGTGCTGCGCGAGACCTTCGCGCCGATTCTCTACGTCATGGAATATTCGGACTTCGACGCGGCGCTGGTGCTGCACAACGGCGTGCTGCAGGGCCTGTCATCCTCGATCTTCTCGAACGATGTTCGCGAGGTGGAAAAGTTTCTCTCCGCGGCGGGCTCGGATTGCGGCATCGCCAATGTCAACATCGGTCCATCCGGCGCGGAGATCGGCGGGGCGTTCGGCGGCGAAAAGGAAACCGGCGGCGGCCGCGAGGCGGGCTCGGACGCATGGAAGGCCTATATGCGCCGCGTCACCAGCACCATCAATTTCGGGCGCGAGCTCCCGTTGGCACAGGGTGTCAGGTTTGACATCGACTGA
- a CDS encoding cobalamin-independent methionine synthase II family protein → MHRSTDRILTTHVGSLIRPESVRAHLRAKQKGEGYDAAAHAKTLTEEVADVVRHQAEAGVDVVSDGEFGKGISWSQYVIERMGGFERRPFTPTGNPFTRGADRTRFAEFYKELDARDHIQVTTDSVVIGPIKYTGQAALQQDIDNFKAAMKNTKAVEGFMPVAAPASVIPDRKNEYYQNDDDLMDAIGAAMHDEYKQIVDNGFLVQLDDARAAVTYDRMVPPGTMKDYRKWVARQMAVTNQAIKGIPSEKIRYHVCWGSWPGPHTTDVPMREIIDLILSVRAGAFVLEMANPRHEHEWQIWKDIKLPKGAVLIPGVISHVSNVVEHPELICERIVRLAKLVGRENVIAGSDCGFAQQPTHQRVHPSIQWAKLEALAEGARLATKELWGRGKKAAKKPAPKKAAPKKRAVKAVKRKRAA, encoded by the coding sequence ATGCACCGCAGCACCGATCGCATCCTCACCACTCACGTCGGCAGCCTGATCCGCCCGGAATCGGTCCGCGCGCATCTGCGCGCCAAGCAAAAGGGCGAGGGCTATGACGCCGCGGCCCATGCCAAGACGCTGACCGAGGAGGTGGCCGATGTGGTGCGCCATCAGGCCGAGGCCGGCGTCGACGTGGTCAGCGACGGCGAGTTCGGCAAGGGCATCTCGTGGTCGCAATATGTCATCGAGCGCATGGGCGGTTTCGAGCGGCGGCCGTTCACGCCGACCGGCAATCCGTTCACCCGCGGCGCGGACCGCACGCGCTTCGCCGAGTTCTACAAGGAGCTCGACGCCCGCGACCACATCCAGGTGACGACGGACTCGGTCGTGATCGGTCCGATCAAGTACACCGGGCAGGCGGCGCTCCAGCAGGACATCGACAACTTCAAGGCGGCGATGAAGAACACCAAGGCGGTCGAGGGCTTCATGCCGGTCGCCGCGCCTGCGTCGGTGATCCCCGACCGCAAGAACGAATACTACCAGAATGACGACGACCTGATGGACGCGATCGGGGCGGCGATGCACGACGAATACAAGCAGATCGTCGACAACGGCTTCCTGGTGCAACTCGACGACGCGCGCGCCGCGGTCACCTATGACCGCATGGTGCCGCCCGGCACCATGAAGGACTACCGCAAGTGGGTCGCCAGGCAGATGGCGGTGACCAACCAAGCCATCAAGGGCATCCCGTCGGAGAAGATCCGCTATCACGTCTGCTGGGGCAGCTGGCCCGGTCCGCACACCACCGACGTGCCGATGCGCGAAATCATCGACCTGATCCTCAGCGTGCGCGCCGGCGCCTTCGTGCTGGAGATGGCCAATCCGCGCCACGAGCACGAATGGCAGATCTGGAAAGACATCAAGCTGCCGAAGGGCGCGGTGCTGATCCCGGGCGTCATCAGCCATGTCAGCAACGTGGTCGAGCATCCGGAATTGATCTGCGAGCGCATCGTGCGGCTCGCCAAGCTGGTCGGCCGCGAGAACGTGATCGCAGGCTCCGACTGCGGCTTCGCGCAGCAGCCGACTCATCAGCGGGTGCACCCGAGCATCCAGTGGGCGAAGCTCGAGGCGCTCGCCGAGGGAGCGCGGCTTGCGACCAAGGAGCTGTGGGGCAGGGGCAAGAAGGCCGCGAAGAAACCCGCGCCGAAAAAGGCAGCGCCGAAGAAACGCGCAGTCAAGGCTGTGAAGCGGAAGCGCGCGGCGTAA
- a CDS encoding PRC-barrel domain-containing protein — protein sequence MIGQSPVQRLIAMFSVAKPHVVKAHVELMEVTMTMHTAEVQTRRPSGLKPHTLIASDRVEGTPVRRPNGEKIGAIQRLMIDKLSGNVAYAVLSFGGFLGMEKKHLPIPWTRLKYDLAQEAYQVDLTDEELTRAPAYEADEEFDWGDRSQEIVIHHYYKAPRYWGV from the coding sequence TTGATCGGGCAGTCGCCCGTTCAGCGGCTGATAGCCATGTTTTCTGTCGCGAAACCTCATGTCGTGAAAGCTCACGTCGAGCTCATGGAGGTGACCATGACAATGCATACGGCAGAAGTGCAGACGCGCCGGCCATCCGGCCTGAAACCTCATACCCTGATCGCAAGTGACCGGGTTGAGGGAACGCCGGTGCGCCGGCCAAATGGAGAAAAAATCGGCGCCATTCAGCGGCTGATGATCGACAAGCTCAGTGGCAACGTCGCTTATGCGGTGTTGAGCTTCGGTGGCTTTCTGGGAATGGAGAAGAAGCACCTGCCAATCCCATGGACGCGGCTGAAATACGACCTCGCTCAGGAGGCTTACCAGGTCGATCTCACGGACGAGGAGCTCACTCGCGCTCCCGCCTATGAGGCGGATGAGGAGTTCGACTGGGGCGACCGGAGCCAGGAGATCGTGATTCACCACTACTACAAGGCGCCGCGCTATTGGGGTGTCTGA
- a CDS encoding Thivi_2564 family membrane protein produces the protein MATLISALITFVVIILVLYLVNLLPIDGRAKQIVRVIVVIIGILSLLRYLAVF, from the coding sequence ATGGCCACGCTCATCAGCGCCCTGATTACCTTTGTTGTTATCATTCTGGTTCTCTATCTGGTGAACTTGCTGCCGATCGACGGCCGCGCCAAACAGATCGTCCGCGTCATCGTTGTAATTATCGGCATTCTTTCGCTGCTGCGCTATCTCGCCGTATTCTAG
- a CDS encoding DUF2336 domain-containing protein, translating into MIVRQFLHWLRTAPSGTRAEATGALARAYLYSDLSDSDRIAAEGAMTMLLDDPSPLVRRALADVFAASEAAPPNIVHALASDQPDVAGPVLYRSPLLLDADLVEAVASGDVERQAAVAMRALLPCSVAAAIAEVGSAEACLLLLENSHAELVPFSLDRIIERHGHLAAIRDVLLQRLDLTASTRQALVQKLSRTLAEFVTAREWLEPERAERVTREACERATVVLAADSPGSEVRPLIRHLCESGQLNAGLILRSLLSGNVSFLEESLAELAQVPLSRVAGIVHDRKGASFRALYEKAGLPPSTFLVFREALEAMREDGFVMEPGGASRLKRRIIERALSRCESDAADEIEPLLTLLRRFAAEAARDEARLFCDELVATGRITVDPEWHAEAA; encoded by the coding sequence ATGATCGTTCGTCAGTTTTTGCACTGGCTGCGCACCGCCCCGTCGGGCACTCGCGCTGAAGCCACCGGCGCTCTCGCTCGCGCCTATCTCTATTCGGATCTTTCCGACAGCGACCGCATCGCCGCCGAAGGCGCGATGACGATGCTGCTCGACGATCCGTCGCCGCTGGTGCGGCGCGCGCTCGCCGACGTGTTCGCGGCAAGCGAAGCCGCCCCGCCCAATATCGTTCATGCCTTGGCCAGCGATCAGCCGGACGTGGCGGGGCCGGTTCTTTATCGCTCGCCGCTGCTGCTCGACGCCGATCTGGTCGAGGCGGTCGCGAGCGGGGATGTCGAGCGTCAGGCTGCCGTCGCGATGCGCGCGCTGCTGCCGTGCTCGGTGGCCGCAGCCATAGCCGAAGTCGGCTCCGCCGAAGCCTGCCTGCTGCTTCTCGAAAATTCTCATGCCGAGCTCGTGCCGTTCTCGCTCGACCGCATCATCGAGCGCCACGGCCATCTCGCCGCGATCCGCGACGTGCTGCTGCAGCGCCTCGACCTGACGGCGTCGACGCGACAGGCGTTGGTGCAGAAGCTCTCCCGGACGCTCGCCGAATTTGTCACCGCCCGCGAGTGGCTCGAGCCGGAGCGCGCCGAGCGCGTGACCCGCGAGGCCTGCGAGCGTGCCACGGTGGTGCTCGCCGCCGACTCGCCCGGCTCCGAGGTGCGGCCGCTGATCCGCCATCTCTGCGAAAGCGGCCAGCTCAATGCCGGGCTGATCCTGCGCTCGCTGCTGTCCGGCAATGTCTCGTTCCTCGAAGAGTCGCTGGCCGAACTCGCGCAGGTGCCGCTCTCCCGCGTCGCCGGCATCGTTCATGACCGCAAAGGCGCGAGCTTCCGCGCGCTCTACGAGAAGGCCGGGCTGCCGCCTTCAACGTTCCTGGTGTTCCGTGAGGCGCTCGAAGCGATGCGAGAAGACGGTTTCGTCATGGAGCCGGGCGGCGCGAGCCGTCTCAAGCGCCGCATCATCGAGCGGGCGCTGAGCCGTTGCGAGAGCGACGCGGCCGACGAGATCGAGCCGCTGCTGACGCTGCTTCGCCGCTTCGCGGCCGAAGCCGCCCGCGACGAGGCCCGGCTGTTCTGCGACGAGCTCGTGGCGACCGGCCGGATCACGGTCGATCCGGAATGGCACGCAGAGGCGGCCTAG
- the cutA gene encoding divalent-cation tolerance protein CutA, translated as MERAVFVYTTWPSAVEAEAAGRQLVERRLAACVNILPHMTSIYRWQGAVERGEEAVMIVKTRASLAADVSDAVKALHSYETPAILVMPLESVEKSYLGWLLAATGEAEVKD; from the coding sequence ATGGAACGCGCGGTGTTCGTGTATACGACTTGGCCCTCGGCTGTCGAGGCGGAGGCCGCCGGCCGGCAGCTGGTGGAGCGCCGGCTGGCGGCCTGCGTGAACATCCTGCCCCATATGACCTCGATCTATCGCTGGCAGGGTGCGGTCGAGCGCGGCGAGGAGGCGGTGATGATCGTCAAGACCCGGGCGTCGCTCGCCGCCGACGTGTCCGACGCGGTGAAAGCCCTGCACAGTTATGAGACACCGGCGATTCTGGTGATGCCGCTGGAAAGCGTGGAAAAATCCTATCTCGGCTGGCTGCTCGCGGCGACCGGCGAGGCCGAGGTCAAAGATTAG
- a CDS encoding alpha/beta hydrolase, with product MHGMSNKKLGLGAALRSLLGALLASAPQVATAADEPPPMVLAKTGYFFVGGKIDASVPGSPMTGQMYVEYFIPKTLSHPYPIVMIHGGSQTGTNFTGTPDGREGWAQYFVRRGHAVYVVDQVARGRAAHFSQSQGKVADGNLNRTEQRFVAPERFNLWPQAKMHTQWPGAGKPGDPAFDQFYASQFPSLVDFPTQQRLNRDAGIALLDRIGPAVLLTHSQSGTFHWPIADARPNLVKAIIAVEPNGPPIYETEFKGAPEWFADMGKKKPSGLGEVPLTYDPPLKAGEELAFVKQDKPDRPDLVRCWQQQEPARKLKNLAGIPIVIVMSEASYHASYDHCTANYLTQAGVHNTMIKLGEIGIHGNGHMMMLEKNSDDIAAVMRDWLMKTLPPKS from the coding sequence ATGCACGGGATGAGCAACAAGAAACTTGGGCTGGGCGCAGCGCTGCGGTCGCTGCTCGGCGCGCTGCTTGCGAGCGCTCCGCAGGTCGCGACCGCGGCCGACGAGCCGCCGCCGATGGTGCTTGCGAAGACCGGCTATTTCTTCGTCGGCGGCAAGATCGATGCTTCCGTGCCCGGCTCGCCGATGACCGGGCAGATGTATGTCGAATACTTCATCCCGAAGACGCTGTCGCATCCCTACCCGATCGTCATGATCCATGGCGGCAGCCAGACCGGCACCAACTTCACCGGCACGCCGGATGGCCGCGAAGGCTGGGCGCAGTATTTCGTGCGCCGCGGCCACGCCGTCTATGTGGTCGATCAGGTGGCGCGCGGCCGCGCCGCGCATTTCTCGCAGTCGCAGGGCAAGGTCGCTGACGGCAATCTCAATCGCACCGAGCAGCGCTTCGTCGCGCCGGAACGTTTCAACCTCTGGCCGCAGGCCAAAATGCACACCCAGTGGCCGGGTGCCGGCAAGCCTGGCGATCCGGCGTTCGACCAGTTCTACGCCTCGCAGTTTCCCTCGCTGGTCGACTTCCCGACCCAGCAGCGCCTCAACCGCGATGCCGGCATCGCGCTGCTCGACAGGATCGGCCCCGCGGTGCTGCTCACCCATTCGCAATCCGGCACCTTCCACTGGCCGATCGCGGATGCCAGACCCAATCTGGTGAAGGCCATCATCGCGGTCGAGCCGAATGGCCCGCCGATCTACGAGACCGAATTCAAGGGCGCGCCGGAATGGTTCGCCGACATGGGTAAGAAGAAGCCGTCGGGGCTCGGCGAAGTGCCGCTGACTTACGATCCGCCGCTCAAAGCCGGCGAGGAGCTCGCCTTCGTCAAGCAGGACAAGCCCGACCGGCCGGATCTCGTTCGTTGCTGGCAACAGCAGGAGCCGGCGCGCAAACTCAAGAACCTCGCCGGCATCCCGATCGTGATCGTGATGTCGGAGGCGTCGTATCACGCCTCATACGATCACTGCACCGCGAACTATCTGACCCAGGCCGGCGTGCACAACACCATGATCAAGCTCGGCGAGATCGGCATCCACGGCAACGGCCACATGATGATGCTGGAGAAGAACTCAGACGACATCGCAGCCGTGATGCGCGACTGGCTGATGAAGACTCTGCCGCCGAAGAGCTAG
- a CDS encoding Hpt domain-containing protein, producing the protein MASRVAGDDPKVATFKDHQVITPDTRKLRRTVRAAMPGEPDQIEAAEQALARLSGDFRLWMNDECAKLDAMRRKIKDSPLSKETSQELFLAAHNIKGDSSTFGFPEVAYAADSLCRLIEYTPELAKIPLTIIDQHVDAIRAIVREHEREDISKIAGTLTQSLRAVTDEFLLAENKHRPDVLRIIRKQA; encoded by the coding sequence ATGGCCAGCAGAGTCGCCGGCGACGACCCCAAGGTCGCGACGTTCAAGGATCATCAGGTGATCACGCCGGATACGCGCAAGCTGCGCCGAACGGTGCGCGCGGCGATGCCAGGCGAGCCCGATCAGATCGAAGCCGCCGAGCAGGCGCTGGCGCGGCTCTCCGGCGATTTCCGGCTGTGGATGAACGACGAGTGCGCCAAGCTCGACGCGATGCGTCGCAAGATCAAGGACAGCCCACTGTCGAAGGAAACGAGCCAAGAGCTGTTTCTCGCCGCCCATAACATCAAGGGCGACAGCAGCACTTTTGGCTTTCCCGAAGTGGCATACGCGGCCGACAGCCTTTGCCGGCTGATCGAGTACACACCCGAGCTTGCCAAAATCCCGCTCACGATCATCGATCAGCATGTCGACGCGATCCGCGCCATCGTGCGCGAGCACGAACGCGAAGACATCTCGAAAATCGCCGGCACGCTGACACAGTCGTTGCGCGCCGTGACCGACGAATTCCTGCTCGCCGAAAACAAGCACCGCCCGGACGTGCTGCGGATCATCCGCAAGCAGGCTTGA
- a CDS encoding response regulator, protein MVRIDFNRLRFLVIDDNPHMRRIIRTLLHGLGTRDVFEADDGATGLDAFTHNGPDIVLIDWAMPVFDGLELTKMIRETEGTANPYVPIIMITGHTEKDRVTAARDAGITEFLAKPISAKALYHRIANVVAHPRPFIKTKTYFGPDRRRNTNPSYAGPERRTGGRAEVIRQQSLRETTNPVAAKGH, encoded by the coding sequence ATGGTTCGCATTGATTTCAACCGCCTGCGGTTTCTCGTCATCGACGACAATCCCCACATGCGGCGGATCATCCGCACACTGCTGCACGGGCTCGGCACTCGCGATGTGTTCGAAGCCGATGACGGTGCAACCGGTCTCGACGCCTTCACTCATAACGGGCCCGACATCGTGCTGATCGACTGGGCCATGCCGGTGTTCGACGGACTTGAGCTCACGAAGATGATCCGCGAGACGGAGGGCACCGCCAACCCCTATGTGCCGATCATCATGATCACCGGCCACACGGAGAAAGACCGGGTGACCGCGGCGCGCGACGCCGGGATCACCGAATTCCTCGCCAAGCCGATCTCGGCCAAGGCGCTGTATCATCGGATCGCGAACGTGGTTGCGCATCCGCGGCCGTTCATCAAGACCAAGACCTACTTCGGCCCCGATCGTCGCCGCAACACCAATCCGAGCTATGCCGGCCCCGAGCGCAGAACAGGCGGCCGGGCGGAGGTGATCCGGCAGCAGAGCCTGCGCGAAACGACGAATCCCGTCGCGGCGAAGGGGCACTGA
- a CDS encoding NAD kinase, which produces MLRKTGYERIAFVASPAPEARKALASLTRRYGNVAPSKADVVVALGGDGLMLRTLHKLMHTDKPIYGMHRGTIGFLMNDFSETKLRDRLAAAHVAVIHPLTMRARDTRGRLHEHYAINEVSLFRQTYQVARMAIEIDGQERMPDLMGDGVLVSTPAGSTAYNLSAQGPIIPIDAPLLALTPISPFRPRRWRGALLPDRAKVTIRVLDPKRRPVAAVADHAEVGSVREVEIGMDYTVSMQMLFDPGHSLDERILREQFGY; this is translated from the coding sequence ATGCTTCGCAAGACAGGATACGAGCGGATCGCCTTCGTCGCGAGCCCTGCGCCGGAGGCACGCAAGGCGTTGGCCAGCCTGACCAGGCGCTACGGCAATGTCGCGCCATCGAAAGCCGACGTTGTGGTGGCGCTCGGCGGCGACGGTCTCATGCTGCGAACCCTGCACAAGCTGATGCATACCGACAAGCCGATCTACGGCATGCACCGCGGCACCATCGGCTTCCTCATGAACGACTTCTCGGAGACGAAGCTCCGCGACCGGCTTGCCGCTGCGCACGTCGCGGTGATCCATCCACTGACGATGCGAGCCCGCGACACCCGCGGCCGGCTCCACGAGCACTACGCCATCAACGAGGTGTCGCTGTTCCGCCAGACCTATCAGGTGGCGCGGATGGCGATCGAGATCGATGGCCAGGAGCGCATGCCCGACCTGATGGGTGACGGCGTGCTGGTCTCCACGCCCGCGGGCTCGACGGCCTACAATCTTTCCGCCCAGGGCCCGATCATCCCGATCGACGCGCCGCTGCTCGCGCTCACCCCGATCAGCCCGTTCCGGCCGCGCCGCTGGCGCGGCGCGCTGTTGCCCGACCGCGCCAAGGTCACGATCCGCGTGCTCGATCCGAAGCGGCGCCCGGTTGCCGCCGTCGCCGATCACGCCGAGGTGGGCTCCGTGCGCGAGGTCGAGATCGGCATGGATTACACCGTGTCGATGCAGATGCTGTTCGATCCAGGCCACAGCCTTGACGAGCGCATTTTGCGCGAGCAGTTCGGGTACTAG
- a CDS encoding transglycosylase SLT domain-containing protein encodes MNIEPTGNQTAATGAIRQAARMTGADFKYLLATAQVESNLNPNAQAPSSSAKGLFQFIEQTWLSTLKEQGTALGYAPYANAISRQASGQYSVSDPRMYNRIMDMRSDPTANAVMAGAYTRANAGKLSERFGRAPSEGELYIAHFLGPNGAMRLIDLAESRPYTPAAALFPGPARSNPSIFFDASGNARGAAAVYKTLLGRYGTARAAPASNAPAASTAMARPPLPNPRPTVLPDQATVAAANAQQTAPVVRNANPMFHGLFRSGGDNEQVAPVVSALWGTPPAAPTSPASDASATPATAYAPVAPEPQLPASPEPPRRPQPLDLFQDQLPDARALFRGRV; translated from the coding sequence ATGAACATCGAGCCCACCGGCAATCAGACGGCCGCGACTGGCGCCATTCGCCAGGCCGCGCGGATGACCGGTGCGGACTTCAAATATCTGCTTGCGACCGCCCAGGTCGAGTCGAACCTCAACCCCAACGCCCAGGCGCCGTCTTCCTCGGCCAAGGGGCTGTTTCAATTCATCGAGCAGACCTGGCTGTCGACGCTGAAAGAGCAGGGCACGGCGCTGGGCTACGCGCCTTACGCCAACGCGATCTCGCGGCAGGCTTCGGGGCAATATTCGGTGTCCGATCCGCGGATGTACAACCGCATCATGGACATGCGTTCGGACCCGACCGCGAACGCCGTGATGGCGGGAGCCTACACGCGGGCCAATGCCGGCAAGCTCTCCGAGCGGTTCGGCCGCGCGCCGAGCGAGGGCGAACTTTACATCGCGCACTTCCTCGGGCCGAACGGCGCGATGCGCCTCATCGATCTTGCCGAATCGCGGCCTTACACGCCGGCCGCTGCGCTGTTTCCCGGGCCGGCGCGCTCCAACCCGTCGATCTTTTTTGATGCGAGCGGCAACGCCCGCGGCGCCGCGGCGGTCTACAAGACGCTGCTCGGCCGCTATGGCACGGCCCGTGCCGCGCCGGCCAGCAATGCTCCGGCCGCTTCCACCGCAATGGCGCGGCCGCCGCTTCCCAATCCGCGACCGACGGTGTTGCCGGATCAGGCCACGGTGGCAGCCGCCAATGCACAGCAGACCGCGCCGGTCGTCAGAAACGCCAACCCGATGTTCCACGGGCTGTTCCGCTCGGGCGGAGACAACGAGCAGGTGGCGCCCGTTGTCAGTGCGCTCTGGGGCACGCCGCCAGCCGCTCCGACATCGCCAGCGTCCGACGCATCTGCCACGCCGGCCACGGCCTACGCTCCCGTCGCGCCGGAGCCGCAGCTTCCGGCTTCACCCGAGCCGCCACGAAGGCCGCAGCCGCTCGATCTTTTCCAGGATCAGCTTCCGGACGCCCGAGCGCTGTTTCGCGGCCGCGTCTGA